Proteins encoded within one genomic window of Pongo abelii isolate AG06213 chromosome 18, NHGRI_mPonAbe1-v2.0_pri, whole genome shotgun sequence:
- the NUP93 gene encoding nuclear pore complex protein Nup93 isoform X2: MAEEYHRESMLVEWEQVKQRILHTLLASGEDALDFTQESEPSYISDVGPPGRSSLDNIEMAYARQIYIYNEKIVNGHLQPNLVDLCASVAELDDKSISDMWTMVKQMTDVLLTPATDALKNRSSVEVRMEFVRQALAYLEQSYKNYTLVTVFGNLHQAQLGGVPGTYQLVRSFLNIKLPAPLPGLQDGEVEGHPVWALIYYCMRCGDLLAASQVVNRAQHQLGEFKTWFQEYMNSKDRRLSPATENKLRLHYRRALRNNTDPYKRAVYCIIGRCDVTDNQSEVADKTEDYLWLKLNQVCFDDDGTSSPQDRLTLSQFQKQLLEDYGESHFTVNQQPFLYFQVLFLTAQFEAAIAFLFRMERLRCHAVHVALVLFELKLLLKSSGQSAQLLSHEPGDPPCMRRLNFVRLLMLYTRKFESTDPREALQYFYFLRDEKDSQGENMFLRCVSELVIESREFDMILGKLENDGSRKPGVIDKFTSDTKPIINKVASVAENKGLFEEAAKLYDLAKNADKVLELMNKLLSPVVPQISAPQSNKERLKNMALSIAERYRAQGISANKFVDSTFYLLLDLITFFDEYHSGHIDRAFDIIERLKLVPLNQESVEERVAAFRNFSDEIRHNLSEVLLATMNILFTQFKRLKGTSPSSSSRPQRVIEDRDSQLRSQARTLITFAGMIPYRTSGDTNARLVQMEVLMN; encoded by the exons CCAAGCTACATCAGTGATGTGGGACCCCCTGGTCGAAGCTCTCTGGATAACATCGAGATGGCCTATGCGCGGCAA atttatatttataatgagaaaattgTAAATGGACACCTGCAGCCTAACCTGGTGGACCTTTGTGCTTCCGTCGCAGAGCTGGATGATAAG AGCATTTCTGACATGTGGACCATGGTAAAACAAATGACAGATGTGTTGTTGACACCAGCAACTGATGCCCTGAAGAACCGCAGCAGCGTGGAAGTGCGCATGGAGTTTGTCAGGCAGGCCTTGGCGTACCTTGAGCAGAG ttATAAGAATTACACCCTTGTGACTGTCTTTGGAAATTTGCATCAGGCCCAGCTGGGCGGGGTGCCCGGGACTTACCAGTTGGTTCGAAGTTTCCTGAACATTAAACTTCCAGCTCCCTTGCCTGGACTACAG GATGGAGAGGTGGAAGGCCATCCTGTGTGGGCACTAATTTACTACTGCATGCGCTGTGGAGACCTGCTTGCCGCTTCACAGGTAGTTAATCGAGCCCAGCACCAGCTGGGAGAGTTTAAAACCTGGTTCCAGGAGTACATGAACAGCAAGGACAGAAG ATTGTCCCCAGCTACGGAAAACAAGCTCCGGCTGCATTACCGTAGGGCCCTCAGGAACAATACAGATCCCTACAAGCGGGCCGTGTACTGTATCATTGGCAGATGTGACGTCACCGACAACCAGAGTGAAGTGGCGGACAAAACTGAGGATTACCTGTGGCTGAAG TTGAACCAAGTGTGTTTTGACGACGATGGCACCAGCTCCCCACAAGACAGGCTCACTCTCTCACAGTTCCAGAAACAGTTGCTGGAAGACTATG gCGAGTCCCACTTTACGGTGAACCAGCAACCCTTCCTTTACTTCCAAGTCCTGTTCCTGACAGCGCAGTTTGAAGCAGCAATTGCCTTTCTTTTCCGCATGGAGCGGCTGCGCTGCCATGCTGTCCATGTAGCACTGGTGCTGTTTGAGCTGAAGCTGCTTTTAAAGTCCTCTGGACAGAGTGCTCAGCTCC TCAGCCACGAGCCTGGTGACCCTCCTTGCATGCGGCGGCTGAACTTTGTGCGGCTCCTCATGCTGTACACCCGGAAGTTTGAGTCCACGGACCCAAGGGAGGCCCTCCAGTACTTCTATTTCCTCAG GGATGAGAAAGATAGTCAAGGAGAAAACATGTTTCTGCGCTGTGTGAGTGAGCTTGTGATTGAAAGCCGAGAG TTCGATATGATTCTTGGGAAACTAGAGAATGATGGAAGTAGAAAG CCTGGAGTCATAGATAAGTTTACTAGTGACACAAAGCCTATTATCAACAAAGTTGCTTCCGTGGCAGAAAATAAAGGACTGTTTGAAGAGGCAGCTAAGCTGTATGACCTTGCCAAG AATGCTGACAAGGTACTGGAGCTGATGAACAAACTGCTGAGCCCTGTCGTCCCCCAGATCAGTGCCCCGCAATCCAACAAGGAGAGGCTGAAGAACATGGCACTCTCCATTGCCGAACG GTATAGGGCTCAAGGAATAAGCGCAAATAAATTTGTGGACTCCACGTTCTATCTTCTTTTGGACTTGATCACCTTTTTTGACGAGTATCATAGTGGTCATATTGATAGAGCTTTTGAT ATAATTGAGCGCTTGAAACTGGTGCCCCTGAATCAGGAAAGTGTGGAAGAGAGAGTGGCTGCCTTCAGAAATTTCAGTGATGAA ATCAGGCACAACCTCTCAGAAGTGCTTCTTGCCACCATGAACATCTTGTTCACACAGTTTAAGAGGCTCAAGGGAACAAGTCCATCCTCGTCATCCAGGCCCCAGCGAGTCATCGAGGACCGCGACTCT cAACTCCGAAGTCAAGCCCGCACCCTGATTACCTTTGCTGGAATGATACCATACCGAACGTCTGGGGACACCAATGCGAGGCTGGTGCAGATGGAGGTCCTCATGAATTAA